The Actinomycetes bacterium genomic sequence GCCGTCGGCGGCGGAGGTGGTGCTGCCGAGCCTGGAGGACCCCGTCGTTGCCGCCGGAGCCGAGCTGGTCGGCGGACCGGCCGGGCGCCGGGTACGGGGCACCCGTGCGGTGGCGGTCCTGCTGCTGCTCACGGCGCTGGCCGGGGTGCTGGCCCTGCTGGTCAAGCAGCCGTGCCGGGCCAACGCCTGGACCAGCGACTCGATGTACCCGCAGATGTGCTACTCCGACATCGCTTTCCTGTACCGCGGCCGGGCCGGGCTGCCGGACGCCGGCAACCCCTACGCCGCCGTCGACGGCGGCGCGCAGGCGCTGGAGTACCCGGTGCTCACCGGTGGCTTCATGTGGGTCGCGGCCTGGGTCACCAAGGCGGTCGACGGCGGCGCCGGGCTGGCCGATCGCAGCCGCACCTTCTTCGACGTGAACGTGGTGCTGCTCACCGCGTGCGCGCTCGCCACCACCTGGCTGATCGCCAAGACGGCGGGACGACGGCCCTGGGACGCGGCCCTGTTCGCCCTGGCGCCTGGGCTGGTGCTCACGGCGTTCATCAACTGGGACCTGTTGGCGGTCGCCCTGACCGCCGGGTTCCTGCTGGCCTGGGCCAGGTCCCGGCCGGTGCTGGCCGGCGTGCTGCTCGGGCTCGCGGTCGCCGCGAAGTTCTACCCCGTCGTCCTGCTCGGCCCGCTCCTGGTGCTCGCGCTGCGGGCCGGCCGGATGCCGGTGTTCTGGCGCACCGCCGGCTCGGCAGTGCTGGCCTGGCTGGCGGTGAACCTGCCGGTCGCCGTGCTGTGGCCCAGCGGCTGGGGGGCGTTCTACTCACTGTCCCAGGAGCGCGGCGCCGGCTTCGGGTCGCTGTGGTACGTCCTCGAGCGGGCCGGGCAGCCGCTGCCGTCCTGGGCGCTCAACCCGGTCGCGTCGGGCTCGCTGCTGCTGCTGTGCCTGGGCATCGGCTGGCTGGCGCTGGCCGCACCGCGGCGGCCGCGGCTGGGCCAGCTGGCGTTCCTGGTGGTGGTGGCGTTCGCCGTCACCAACAAGGTCTACTCGCCGCAGTACGTGCTGTGGATGCTCGCGCTGTACCCGCTGGCCCGGCCGCGCTGGCGCGAGCTGCTCGTCTGGGCGACCGCCGAGGCGCTGTACTTCATCGCCGTGTGGTGGCACCTGCAGGCGCTGACCCATCCGGCCACCGCGTTCGTCCCCGAGTGGTCCCACAGCGGGGCCACCCTGCTGCGCATCCTGGTGACCGTGTGGGTGGCCGGGCTGGTGGTGCGTGACATCTGGTCCCCCGGGCACGACCCGATCCGTGCCGACGGCAGCGACGACCCCGCCGGCGGGATCCTCGACGGCGCCCCGGACCAGGTGACGTTGACCTTGTCCGGTGACCGAAGGCTCACCGGACAGGTCGCCCTCGACTAGGTGAGCAGCACCCGGTCGAAGGTGACCGTCGTCATGCGCACCTCGACGTCCAGCTCGGTGCCGATGGCCGGCGGCTCGACGTCCTCGGGCAGCCACACCATGGAGACCTGCATGTGCGGCGGCTCGGCGAACCAGCGCTTGCGGTCGCCCACGGTGAACGGCGACAGCGCCCGCCCGGCCGCCTCGAGCCCACCGGCCGCGGCGACCCTGGCCCGCTGCCCCAGACCCCGGACCTGCCGGGGCGCCTCCAGCCCGATGCCGTGCGAGGTGCCGCCCCCGACCACGAGCAGGTGGCCGGCCCCCGGCGCCCGGCGCTGCCGGTAGCCGAACCGGTCACCGCGCCGCAGCGGGTGCACGTCGAGCACGGTGCTCCGCGGCGCGTAGGCCGCCCGCTCGCCCAGCCACAGCCGGGTGCCCACCCGTGACAGCAGCCGCACGTCCGGGTGGCTGGACTGGACGGCGGCCACCTCGTCCGGGCTCAGGTGGCTCAGCCACAGGGTGTCCACCGTGAGCCCGGCGCCCCACAGCCGGGCGATCGAGGCCTCCACCTCCTCCACCCTGGTCAGCTCGCCGGAGTCCATCGGCAGGTGCAGCGCGAACCCCTCCACGGTGAACCCGTCCAGCAGCGGCCGCACCGCCGGCAGGTCCTCCCCGGTCAGCCCGTGCCGGCGCATCGAGGTCATCAGCTCGACCGCGATCCGGCGCGCGGGCCCAGCCCCCGGCCGGGCGGTCGCGGCCAGCCCCTCCAGCCCGGCCCGCGAGGACACGGTGCGCACCACCCGGGGGTCGTCGTCCGGCACCGGCTCCACCGCCGGGTGCCACGGAGACAGCACGAGCACGTCCCCGGGGAACGCGGCGCGGACCGAGTCCACCTCCGCCGCCGTGCCCACCGCGAGCGCGGCGACGCCGAGCCGCCCGGCCTCGGCCGCCAGCACCTCCCGGCCGAACCCGTACCCGTTGCCCTTGACCACCGGCACCAGCCCCGGGGTGTCCGCGAGGACGGCGTCCTGGTGGGCCCGCCACACCGCGGCGTCCACGTGCAGGGTGACGGTCACGGTGAGAAGCCTCTCACCGACGGGCGAGGTAGGCCCGGAAAGCGCGGTGCAGCACCGGGGACAGGGGGTAGTCCCACTCCCCGAGGTACTCGACGGCCTCCCCGCCGGTGCCCAGCTTGAACTGGATCAGCCCGAACAGGTGGTCGTCAGGGTCGAGGGTGTCCGAGATGCCGCGCAGGTCGTAGACGGCGGCGCCAGCCGCGTGCGCGTCGCGGATCATGGCCCACTGGACGGCGTTGCTGCCCCGGTACTCGCGGCCGTCGGTGGTCGAAGCCCCGTAGGAGTACCAGACGTGCGTGCCGACCCGGACCCAGGTCGTCGCGGCCAGCACGGCACCCTGATGGTGGGCCAGGTACAGCCGGATCCGGTCGTCGTCCTCGGCCAGCATCGCGCGCCACATCCGCTGGAAGTACGCCAGCGGGCGCGGCGTGAACTGGTCCCTCCGGGCGGTCTCGACGTAGACGTCGTGGAACGCGTCGAGGTCCTCGTAGCGGCCGAGCGTGACCTCGACCCCGGCCTTCTCGGCCTTCTTCACGTTGCGCCGCCACAGCTGGTTGAACCCGGCCAGGACGTCGTCCAGCGAGCGGTCGGCCAGCGGCACCTGGAACACGTACCGCGGCTGGAAGTCGCCGAACCCGGCACCTTCGGTGGAGCCCTGCTGCCAGCCCAGCCCGCGCAGCCGGTCGGCCAGCGCCTGGCCGTCGGGGTCGGTCACGTCGGCGGTGACCTCACCGAGCCGGCGCACACCGCCGCCGGCGATCGCGTCCTTGAGGGTGTCCGCGGACCAGCGGCGCAGCACCACCTGCGGGCCCATCTTCACGGTGAAGGCGTGCCGCTTGCGCAGGTGCGCCAGCAGCGGCTCGGTGACGTCGGCCGGGTCGTACGCCGACCAGTCCAGCACCGGGCCCTCGGGCAGGTAGGCCAGGTACCGCTTCATCTTGGGGATCGGCCGCAGCAGAACGAGTCCGGCGCCGACCAGCTGGTCGCCGTAGAACCAGCCGAGGCTCTCGTGCGCCCACTCGGCCTTCACCCCGGCCCACGAGGGTAGCTGCAGGAAGCTGCCGGACCGCTCCGCCACGAAGGTGAGGTGCTGCTCCCGACTGATCATCCGCACGGCGAGCGACACGCGCTCCACCCTAGGTCAGGATCGGCGACCGGAGGGACGCCGACCCCGGCTCACAGCTCGAGGTCGACGACCACCGGCGCGTGGTCGGAGGGGCCCTTGCCCTTGCGGGCCTCCCGGTCGACGTAGGCGTCCCGAACCGCCCCGGCGAAGGCCGCGTTGCCGTAGACCAGGTCGATGCGCATGCCCATCCCCTTGTGGAACGCACCGTCGCGGTAGTCCCAGTAGGTGTACGGGTGCGGTCCCTTCGCGATCCGCGGCACGACGTCGAACAGCCCGGTCCCGCGCAGCTCGCCCAGCGCGGCCCGCTCCGGCTCGGTGACGTGCGTCGCGCCCACGAACACGGCCGGGTCCCAGACGTCGGCATCGGTGGGCGCGACGTTGTAGTCGCCGAGGACGGCGAACGGCCGGTCGGCTGCCGCCTGGGCCCTGACGCTCTCCCGCAGGGCGGCCAGCCAGCGCAGCTTGTAGGCGTAGTGCGGGTCGTCGACGGCCCGGCCGTTGGGCACGTAGACGCTCATCAGCCGGACCGGCCCGCAGGTCGCCGCCACCGCGCGGGCCTCCAGGGTGTCCTCGTCGGGGAACCCGGGGCAGCCGGGGAACCCGTTGACCACGTCGTCCAGGCCGACGCGGGACAGCACGGCGACGCCGTTCCACCGGCCCTGCCCGTGGTGGGCCACCTGGTAGCCGAGCGCCTCGACGTCGGCGGCCGGAAACGCCCCGGCGGCCACCTTGGTCTCCTGCAGGCAGACGGCGTCCGGCGCGGTCTGCTCCAGCCACTCCAGCAGCCGGGGCAGCCGGGCGGTCACCGAGTTGACGTTCCAGGTCGCGACGCGCACCCGACCATCCTGGCGCATGACGCCGACGCCCCGCCCGCGCCGGCCTGTAGACGACGATTTCCGGCCACCGCCGACGCCCGGTATCCTGGCTCGGTCGCAGGGGCGCTGGGGTCAGCCATGACGCCGACGCCCCGCTTCGATGCAGTCGCCCTCCTGCCACGGAAGGACCGTGGCCGCTTAGTCCAAAGGAGGTGGGTCACGCATGCGTCGCTATGAGCTGATGGTCATCCTCGATCCCGAGCTTGAGGAGCGGACCGTCGCCCCGAGCATCGACCAGTTCCTCAACGTCGTCCGCCAGGGCGGCGGCAGCGTGGAGAAGGTCGACATCTGGGGCCGTCGTCGGCTGGCCTACGAGATCGCCAAGAAGTCCGAGGGCATCTACGCCGTCGTCGACCTCACTGCGGAGCCGGACGTCGTCAAGGAGCTGGACCGCCAGCTGAACCTCAACGAGGCCGTGCTTCGCACCAAGGTCATCCGTCCGGACATCCGGTAGCACCGGCAAAGGGAGCGGTACCCATGGCACAGGGCGACATCCAGGTCACCATCGTCGGCAACCTGACCAACGACCCCGAGCTGCGGTTCACCCCGAGCGGTGCGGCCGTGGCGTCGTTCACCGTGGCGTCCTCTACTCGCGTGCTGGACAAGCAGACCAACGAGTGGAAGGACGGCGACACCGTCTTCATGCGCTGCAGCGTGTGGCGGCAGTACGCCGAGAACGTCGCGGAGTCCCTCCAGCGGGGCATGCGGGTCATCGTGTCGGGCCGGCTGCAGCAGCGGTCCTACGAGACCAAGGAGGGCGAGAAGCGCACGGTCGTCGAGTGCCAGGTCGACGACGTCGGCCCCGCTCTGCGCTACGCCACCGCCAAGGTCACCAAGGTGTCACGTGGCACCGGGGGCGGCGGCGGTGGTTTCGGTGGCGGTCCGGTGGACGACCCGTGGTCCAGCCCCGCTCCCGCCGGTGACGCCGGCTGGGGCTCCGCCGGCGCTGCCGGCGCTGCCGCCAGCGACGAGCCCCCCTTCTAGGTCCTTCGACTTCCTCGTTCTCCAGGAGACATCACCATGGCGAAGCCGCCTGTTCGCAAGCCCAAGAAGAAGGCCAACCCGCTGTTGGCCGCCAAGATCGACTACATCGACTACAAGGACACCGCCCTGCTGCGGAAGTTCATCTCCGACCGGGGCAAGATCCGTGCCCGCCGGGTCACCGGCGTGACCGTCCAGCAGCAGCGGCAGATCGCCAAGGCGGTCAAGAACGCCCGCGAGGTCGCGCTGCTCCCCTACACCAGCACCGCGCGCTGAGGAGGCTGCCCCGATGAAGCTCATCCTCACGCAGGAGGTCTCCGGCCTCGGTGCCCCAGGGGACCTGGTCGAGGTCAAGGACGGCTACGGCCGCAACTACCTGCTCCCGCGGCGCCTGGCCATGCCGTGGACCCGCGGCGCCGAGAAGCAGATCGCCAGCTTCAAGCGGGCCCGCGAGATCCGCGAGGTCGCCGACGCCGGGCAGGCCCGCAGGCTCAAGGCCGAGCTCGAGGCCCTGTCCGTCACGATCGTGGCCCGGGCTGGCGAGGCTGGTCGGCTGTTCGGGTCGATCACGGTCGCTGACGTGGTGGACGCCGTGAAGGCGGCCGGTGGCCCCACGATCGACAAGCGCAGCATCGAGCTGCCCGGTCAGATCAAGAGTCTGGGCTCGCACACGGTCCGCGTGAAGCTGCACCCGGAGGTCTCGGCGGCCGTCAGCCTGGACGTCGTCTCGGCCTGACCCGCCCGCTCCGTCGACCCGCTCCGACCACCGGGTCGGGGCGGGTCGTGCGTTCAGCGGCCTCCGCGGGAGGTTCCGGTTCGGGCAGTGGGGAAGGTCACCGCGCCCCGGTTCGCCCTGCGGGCGGCGTCCGAGGCATGGTGAAAGGGTGCGTGAAGACCGTCCGGCCGGCGATCCGGCTGACCCTCCAGCGAGGCCGGCCGGGGCGTCACGCTGGTGGTGGCTGGTCGGCGGCCTGCTCGCCGCGGGCCTGCTGCTGGTCTCGGTGCAGGTCATGCTGGGGATCGGTCTGGTGCATGTCGACTTGGCGGTGCACTTCGACGCCTGGCGTCGGCCGTTCGAGCACTTCCGGGAGCCCGCGCTCATCCTGCAGGACCTCGGCCAGCGCGGGCCGGTGGCCGTCGCCGTGGGAGCCTGCGCGGCCTGGCTGGCCAGCCGCCGCCGGACCGTCCGCCCGCTGACCCTGTTCGTGGCCTCGATCGTGGGCCTCAACCTCGCCGTCGGCACCGTCAAGGTGCTCACCGCCCGGCCGCGGCCCTACTCGGGGGTGGCCGAGGCGTTCACCGGCGGGCTGCAGTACCCGTCCGGACACGCCTCCAACGTGGTGCTGATGTGGGGGCTGCTGGCCTACCTGCTGCTCCGGTTCGCCCGGCGCCCGTTGTCGATGGCCGGCATGGTGGCCGCCGTCGTGAGCATCGCCGGCGTGGTCGGGGTCAGCTCGCTGCTGCTCGACTACCACTGGTTCTCCGACATCATTGGTGGCTGGCTGGCCGGCGCGCTGATCCTGTGGGGCGTGGTGCTGTTCGACCAGCGGTGGGCCGGCGGGGTCGAGGACCGGCTGGGCGGGCTGTGGCAGCGCCTGCGCCAGCAGGCGAACGTCAGCGCACCGCGCCGGTCACCAGCCACCGATCCCCTCGCGCCCGCCCAGCCAGGACCGCCAGCCGGACCAGCATGAACTCGGCCAGGGCGACCCACAGGGCGACCAACCCGCCGTCCACCAGCAGCACGAGCAGGGCCGCCGGCAGGAACGCCAGGTGGGTCACCAGCTGGGCCCAGGCCAGGTAGCGCCCGTCCCCTGCCCCGATGAGGAGGCCGTCGAGGACGAACACCGGGCCGGCCACCCGCTGGTGCAGCGCCACCAGGACGAGGGCCGTGGACAGCAGCGCCCGCACGGTCGGTCACCGGTGAACAGCAGCACGAACGCCGGCCGGACGGCGAGCAGGAGCGCCCCCAGCATGACGCCCGCCCCGACGCTCCAACCGAGCAGGCGACGGGTGGTCGCCCGGGCCGCGGCGGCGTCCGTGGCGCCGAGCTGCCGGCCCACGATGGCCTGGCCCGCGATCGCGAGGGCGTCCATGGCCAGCGCCAGCAGGTACCAGGTCTGCATCGAGACCTGGTTGGTGGCCAGCTCGGCGGCCCCGATGCGGGCCGCCACCGCCGTGCCTGTGACGAACACGGCCCGCAGCGCCACCGTGCGGACGAACAGCGGCACGCTGGTCGATGCCGAGCGCCGGACCCCGGCCCGGTCCGGGCGCAGCGGGGCACCCAGGCCGCGGGCCGCCCGCACCAGCAGCAGCCGGTAGACCAGGGCGGCACCGGTCTGAGCGGTCACCGTCGCCCAGGCCGAGCCGGCCACCCCGAAGCCCAGCCCGAGCACGAACAGCAGGCACAGCGCGAGGTTGACCACGGCGGCGGTGACCGCGACCACCAACGGGGTGCGGGTGTCCTGCCGCCCGCGCAGCACCCCGGTGGCGGCCAGTACCACGAGCATGGCGGGCAGCCCGAGG encodes the following:
- a CDS encoding glycosyltransferase 87 family protein, translated to MTPSAAEVVLPSLEDPVVAAGAELVGGPAGRRVRGTRAVAVLLLLTALAGVLALLVKQPCRANAWTSDSMYPQMCYSDIAFLYRGRAGLPDAGNPYAAVDGGAQALEYPVLTGGFMWVAAWVTKAVDGGAGLADRSRTFFDVNVVLLTACALATTWLIAKTAGRRPWDAALFALAPGLVLTAFINWDLLAVALTAGFLLAWARSRPVLAGVLLGLAVAAKFYPVVLLGPLLVLALRAGRMPVFWRTAGSAVLAWLAVNLPVAVLWPSGWGAFYSLSQERGAGFGSLWYVLERAGQPLPSWALNPVASGSLLLLCLGIGWLALAAPRRPRLGQLAFLVVVAFAVTNKVYSPQYVLWMLALYPLARPRWRELLVWATAEALYFIAVWWHLQALTHPATAFVPEWSHSGATLLRILVTVWVAGLVVRDIWSPGHDPIRADGSDDPAGGILDGAPDQVTLTLSGDRRLTGQVALD
- a CDS encoding alanine racemase, with product MTVTLHVDAAVWRAHQDAVLADTPGLVPVVKGNGYGFGREVLAAEAGRLGVAALAVGTAAEVDSVRAAFPGDVLVLSPWHPAVEPVPDDDPRVVRTVSSRAGLEGLAATARPGAGPARRIAVELMTSMRRHGLTGEDLPAVRPLLDGFTVEGFALHLPMDSGELTRVEEVEASIARLWGAGLTVDTLWLSHLSPDEVAAVQSSHPDVRLLSRVGTRLWLGERAAYAPRSTVLDVHPLRRGDRFGYRQRRAPGAGHLLVVGGGTSHGIGLEAPRQVRGLGQRARVAAAGGLEAAGRALSPFTVGDRKRWFAEPPHMQVSMVWLPEDVEPPAIGTELDVEVRMTTVTFDRVLLT
- a CDS encoding peptidoglycan bridge formation glycyltransferase FemA/FemB family protein encodes the protein MSLAVRMISREQHLTFVAERSGSFLQLPSWAGVKAEWAHESLGWFYGDQLVGAGLVLLRPIPKMKRYLAYLPEGPVLDWSAYDPADVTEPLLAHLRKRHAFTVKMGPQVVLRRWSADTLKDAIAGGGVRRLGEVTADVTDPDGQALADRLRGLGWQQGSTEGAGFGDFQPRYVFQVPLADRSLDDVLAGFNQLWRRNVKKAEKAGVEVTLGRYEDLDAFHDVYVETARRDQFTPRPLAYFQRMWRAMLAEDDDRIRLYLAHHQGAVLAATTWVRVGTHVWYSYGASTTDGREYRGSNAVQWAMIRDAHAAGAAVYDLRGISDTLDPDDHLFGLIQFKLGTGGEAVEYLGEWDYPLSPVLHRAFRAYLARR
- a CDS encoding exodeoxyribonuclease III — its product is MRVATWNVNSVTARLPRLLEWLEQTAPDAVCLQETKVAAGAFPAADVEALGYQVAHHGQGRWNGVAVLSRVGLDDVVNGFPGCPGFPDEDTLEARAVAATCGPVRLMSVYVPNGRAVDDPHYAYKLRWLAALRESVRAQAAADRPFAVLGDYNVAPTDADVWDPAVFVGATHVTEPERAALGELRGTGLFDVVPRIAKGPHPYTYWDYRDGAFHKGMGMRIDLVYGNAAFAGAVRDAYVDREARKGKGPSDHAPVVVDLEL
- the rpsF gene encoding 30S ribosomal protein S6, encoding MRRYELMVILDPELEERTVAPSIDQFLNVVRQGGGSVEKVDIWGRRRLAYEIAKKSEGIYAVVDLTAEPDVVKELDRQLNLNEAVLRTKVIRPDIR
- a CDS encoding single-stranded DNA-binding protein, encoding MAQGDIQVTIVGNLTNDPELRFTPSGAAVASFTVASSTRVLDKQTNEWKDGDTVFMRCSVWRQYAENVAESLQRGMRVIVSGRLQQRSYETKEGEKRTVVECQVDDVGPALRYATAKVTKVSRGTGGGGGGFGGGPVDDPWSSPAPAGDAGWGSAGAAGAAASDEPPF
- the rpsR gene encoding 30S ribosomal protein S18; its protein translation is MAKPPVRKPKKKANPLLAAKIDYIDYKDTALLRKFISDRGKIRARRVTGVTVQQQRQIAKAVKNAREVALLPYTSTAR
- the rplI gene encoding 50S ribosomal protein L9, whose translation is MKLILTQEVSGLGAPGDLVEVKDGYGRNYLLPRRLAMPWTRGAEKQIASFKRAREIREVADAGQARRLKAELEALSVTIVARAGEAGRLFGSITVADVVDAVKAAGGPTIDKRSIELPGQIKSLGSHTVRVKLHPEVSAAVSLDVVSA
- a CDS encoding phosphatase PAP2 family protein — its product is MREDRPAGDPADPPARPAGASRWWWLVGGLLAAGLLLVSVQVMLGIGLVHVDLAVHFDAWRRPFEHFREPALILQDLGQRGPVAVAVGACAAWLASRRRTVRPLTLFVASIVGLNLAVGTVKVLTARPRPYSGVAEAFTGGLQYPSGHASNVVLMWGLLAYLLLRFARRPLSMAGMVAAVVSIAGVVGVSSLLLDYHWFSDIIGGWLAGALILWGVVLFDQRWAGGVEDRLGGLWQRLRQQANVSAPRRSPATDPLAPAQPGPPAGPA